From the genome of Acidobacteriota bacterium, one region includes:
- a CDS encoding DUF488 domain-containing protein — MRRVIYTVGTSIREKDEFFSLLARWGIKLIADVRRFPKSRFPYFSREALASEANRRGMRYLWFGEELGGYRKGGYERYQTTESFKRGLAKLVAEGESEPTAIVCAERFPWRCHRRFIARELTRLGFKVVHIIDEERTWSPREEETHLFKKEKVDGA, encoded by the coding sequence ATGAGGCGGGTTATTTACACTGTGGGAACGAGTATCAGGGAGAAGGATGAGTTTTTCTCCCTTCTTGCAAGATGGGGAATCAAATTGATTGCTGATGTGAGAAGGTTTCCCAAGAGTCGATTTCCTTATTTTTCTCGTGAGGCTCTTGCCTCGGAGGCGAACCGAAGGGGGATGAGATATCTTTGGTTCGGTGAGGAGCTTGGTGGTTATCGAAAGGGGGGATATGAGAGATACCAGACGACCGAATCATTCAAGCGAGGCTTGGCTAAGCTCGTGGCTGAAGGGGAGAGTGAGCCTACCGCTATCGTCTGTGCTGAGCGGTTTCCTTGGCGGTGTCATCGCCGATTTATCGCCCGCGAGCTTACCCGATTAGGCTTTAAGGTAGTCCACATAATAGATGAGGAGCGGACCTGGTCCCCTCGGGAGGAGGAGACCCATCTTTTTAAGAAGGAGAAGGTTGATGGAGCTTAG
- the tgt gene encoding tRNA guanosine(34) transglycosylase Tgt codes for MKEGKEFEIVRKDKKTKARKGKLHTAHGIVETPVFMPVGTQGTVKSLTPKDLEELGVSILLANAYHIYLQPGIEVVKELGGLHRFINWNGPILTDSGGFQIYSLGVLAKVKEEGVYFKSHLDGSSHFLSPELSIEIQHSLGADIIMTLDHCLAYPSDREMIAEAMRRSLRWAKRSYEEWKRLGPENHLLFGISQGGVYEDLREESIEGLLRIDFSGYALGGLSVGEPKEKMYEIIEFLSFLLPEEKPRYIMGLGAFDDLFQAIAAGYDMFDCVLPTRNARNGCLFTSRGKVVIKHSKYNKDPRPIDEECGCYTCRNFSRAYLRHLFVAKELLFPILATYHNLHFYLDTFRKIRQAIAKGEFTEYRERFLKRLNEGD; via the coding sequence GTGAAAGAGGGAAAAGAATTCGAGATAGTAAGGAAGGACAAAAAGACAAAAGCACGGAAGGGGAAACTTCATACTGCTCACGGAATAGTAGAGACCCCAGTGTTTATGCCGGTGGGCACCCAGGGAACGGTAAAATCGCTTACCCCAAAAGACCTGGAGGAGCTCGGTGTATCCATCCTCTTAGCCAATGCCTATCATATCTACCTTCAACCAGGGATCGAAGTGGTAAAGGAACTGGGAGGCCTCCACCGGTTCATCAATTGGAACGGTCCCATTCTTACCGACTCTGGGGGGTTCCAGATATACAGCTTAGGGGTATTAGCCAAGGTGAAGGAGGAAGGGGTCTATTTCAAATCTCACCTCGATGGCTCAAGCCATTTTCTCTCGCCGGAACTTTCGATCGAGATCCAACACTCCTTAGGAGCAGATATCATAATGACCCTTGATCATTGCCTCGCCTACCCCTCAGATAGGGAGATGATTGCGGAAGCGATGAGGCGAAGCCTCCGCTGGGCGAAACGCTCTTACGAAGAATGGAAACGACTAGGCCCTGAGAACCATCTGCTCTTCGGCATATCCCAAGGCGGGGTGTATGAGGACCTCCGCGAAGAAAGCATAGAGGGGCTTTTAAGGATAGACTTCTCCGGTTACGCGCTCGGTGGGCTGAGTGTAGGCGAACCTAAGGAAAAGATGTATGAGATAATAGAGTTTCTCTCTTTCCTTCTTCCCGAGGAAAAACCACGGTATATAATGGGGCTTGGCGCCTTTGACGACCTCTTCCAAGCAATAGCGGCGGGATATGACATGTTCGATTGCGTGCTTCCCACAAGGAATGCCCGCAATGGCTGCCTTTTCACCTCACGGGGAAAGGTGGTAATAAAACACAGCAAGTACAACAAAGACCCTCGCCCCATCGATGAAGAGTGCGGATGCTATACCTGTCGAAACTTCTCCCGGGCATACCTCCGGCATCTTTTTGTCGCTAAGGAGCTCCTCTTTCCCATCCTTGCTACTTATCATAACCTGCACTTTTACCTTGACACATTCAGGAAGATAAGGCAAGCTATAGCAAAGGGGGAGTTTACAGAATATCGGGAGCGATTTTTGAAAAGATTGAATGAAGGTGATTGA
- the yajC gene encoding preprotein translocase subunit YajC — protein sequence MWFNLMLFQQKQPSGGGFLGLVPLILIFIIFYFLLIAPMKRRQKKLQEMINNLKVGDKVITTGGIYGKVVGIGRDHIQLKIADKVKIDVAKQAIAGLQPEDRE from the coding sequence ATGTGGTTTAATCTGATGCTCTTTCAACAAAAACAACCCTCGGGTGGAGGGTTCTTAGGATTGGTCCCTCTAATTTTGATATTTATCATTTTCTACTTCCTTCTCATCGCCCCAATGAAGCGAAGGCAGAAAAAACTTCAGGAGATGATAAACAACCTCAAGGTGGGAGATAAAGTGATAACCACTGGAGGGATATATGGCAAAGTGGTAGGAATTGGTAGGGACCACATCCAGCTCAAGATAGCGGATAAGGTGAAGATCGATGTCGCCAAGCAGGCGATAGCAGGACTTCAACCCGAAGATAGAGAATAA
- a CDS encoding HD domain-containing protein: protein MKKEIHLSEVMENPKVKELLRVADSYLDRIGYTEHGFRHARLTAKTARNILEKLDYSRKEAELAAIAGYLHDIGNFLGRRAHPSAGALLAKDILSEMGMSFSEVIAVMQAISNHEEDSGTSTDPISAAVVIADKADVHRSRVRNPRFIKFDVHDRVNYAVTSSKLTVESAKRTITLNLEIDTEISPVMEYFEIFLSRMVVCRRAGDILNAKFQLIINGAQLI, encoded by the coding sequence ATGAAAAAAGAGATCCATCTCTCAGAGGTAATGGAAAACCCCAAGGTGAAGGAACTCCTCAGGGTTGCCGATTCCTACCTTGATAGGATAGGCTACACCGAACACGGTTTTCGTCATGCCCGGCTTACTGCCAAAACGGCACGAAACATCCTGGAGAAGCTTGACTATTCGAGAAAGGAAGCGGAGCTTGCTGCCATCGCTGGCTATCTTCATGACATCGGCAACTTTCTGGGAAGAAGGGCTCATCCATCAGCGGGGGCGCTTCTTGCCAAAGATATCCTCTCAGAGATGGGGATGTCTTTTTCCGAGGTAATAGCGGTGATGCAAGCTATATCTAACCATGAAGAGGATAGCGGAACCTCAACCGATCCCATCTCAGCAGCAGTGGTCATCGCCGACAAGGCGGATGTTCATCGCTCCCGGGTGCGAAATCCGCGATTTATCAAGTTCGATGTACACGATAGGGTGAACTATGCGGTCACCTCCTCCAAACTTACCGTAGAGTCAGCCAAAAGAACAATAACCCTTAATTTAGAGATCGATACCGAGATCTCTCCGGTAATGGAGTATTTCGAGATATTCCTCTCCCGGATGGTGGTCTGCCGCCGAGCAGGGGATATCTTGAATGCAAAATTTCAACTAATAATAAACGGTGCCCAATTGATATGA
- the secD gene encoding protein translocase subunit SecD: MRKNIKTRIIFILIVVGLCVLSFYPPQKKIKLGLDLKGGSHLVLEVNVDESVKAELSQLRDSIAAELNDKSIPFDNVRLKPDLTIEITANREERAAIKTIVDKNFPVLDFKVEPGSPSRFLLVPKQAYIRDIKEKTMRQTLNTLRNRVDAFGVEEPTIERQGIGGNRIVLELPGVDDPERIKERLKTVAQLEWKEVVAGPFPSKEAALSAYGGKVPEGMELLSYTPRRGMQTGKTEYYLLKKKPIVSGKDLKNARRGTDENGFPAVDFSLSPEGGRKFARFTEKHVGDLVAIVLDNEIQSVPVVKTRIGSRGQITGNFTQQEAQDLALLLRAGALPASMRYIEERTVGPSLGWDSIRKGVIAAIIGLLAVLIFMPIYYKWAGLNADVALILNMVIILGVLAYFRATLTLPGIAGLILTIGMSVDANVLIFERIREELRLGKTVRSAVDAGFNKAFWTIFDANLTTLIAALFLFQFGTGPIKGFAVTLSIGIIASMFTAIYVSRTIFEIILQTKGRRIEKLSI; encoded by the coding sequence ATGAGAAAAAACATCAAAACAAGGATAATATTTATCCTAATTGTGGTGGGCTTATGCGTTTTGTCCTTTTATCCTCCCCAAAAGAAGATAAAGTTGGGTCTCGATCTCAAGGGAGGAAGTCATTTGGTACTTGAGGTAAATGTGGATGAATCAGTGAAAGCGGAATTATCCCAGTTGAGAGATAGTATTGCCGCTGAGCTCAACGACAAATCCATCCCCTTTGACAATGTGAGGCTTAAGCCCGATCTAACCATCGAGATAACCGCCAATCGGGAAGAGCGGGCGGCGATAAAGACAATAGTTGATAAAAACTTCCCCGTTCTTGACTTCAAGGTAGAGCCAGGGAGTCCATCTCGCTTTCTCCTCGTCCCCAAGCAAGCCTACATCCGCGATATAAAAGAGAAAACGATGCGCCAGACCCTAAATACTCTGAGAAACCGAGTGGACGCCTTCGGTGTGGAAGAACCGACAATAGAAAGGCAGGGAATAGGAGGGAATCGGATCGTGCTTGAGCTCCCTGGAGTTGATGATCCGGAGCGGATAAAAGAGCGACTGAAGACAGTGGCTCAGCTCGAATGGAAAGAGGTGGTGGCTGGTCCCTTCCCTTCCAAAGAAGCAGCTCTATCCGCCTACGGAGGAAAGGTGCCTGAAGGGATGGAGCTTCTAAGCTACACCCCGAGAAGAGGGATGCAAACAGGGAAAACGGAATATTACCTCTTGAAGAAAAAGCCCATCGTCTCTGGGAAAGACCTTAAAAATGCAAGGAGGGGGACCGATGAAAACGGCTTTCCTGCGGTCGACTTCTCCTTAAGTCCCGAGGGGGGAAGGAAGTTTGCTCGGTTCACTGAAAAACATGTCGGCGATCTGGTAGCTATCGTGCTCGACAACGAGATTCAATCGGTACCGGTGGTGAAAACGAGGATCGGCTCCAGAGGGCAGATCACCGGCAACTTCACCCAGCAGGAGGCGCAGGACCTTGCCCTTCTCCTCCGCGCTGGGGCTTTGCCCGCTTCGATGCGCTATATTGAGGAAAGAACGGTAGGTCCTTCACTGGGCTGGGATTCAATAAGGAAAGGCGTCATCGCCGCCATCATTGGGCTTTTAGCGGTATTGATATTTATGCCCATCTATTACAAATGGGCGGGGCTGAATGCAGATGTTGCCCTTATCCTTAATATGGTGATCATCCTTGGGGTACTCGCCTACTTCCGAGCAACGCTCACCCTTCCTGGCATCGCCGGGTTGATCCTAACAATAGGTATGTCGGTGGATGCCAATGTGCTCATATTCGAGCGGATAAGGGAGGAGCTAAGGCTTGGTAAAACGGTCCGTTCTGCAGTGGATGCGGGATTTAACAAAGCGTTCTGGACCATCTTCGACGCCAATCTCACCACCCTCATTGCTGCCTTATTCCTCTTCCAGTTCGGGACCGGTCCCATCAAAGGATTTGCGGTCACTCTGAGCATCGGTATTATCGCCAGTATGTTCACCGCCATCTATGTCTCGAGAACAATATTCGAGATCATCCTTCAAACAAAGGGAAGGCGAATTGAAAAATTGAGCATTTAG
- the secF gene encoding protein translocase subunit SecF — MQWLVGTNIDFLGKKFIFLSISVGLIIIGAIYLSLYGLNYGIDFAGGTMLRVRFVNPPGVGEIRKKIEALNLGDTVIQTFGDNHELLIRVENVARKEAAGSEKTVALIVNALRNKEDKLRENEGKLDLNEVGAAIIGKKLAEIDPLNKGDETLYQKIGRKIINFRKTNNGVITSFEDLKKVEGVTEPVISALKDHFYLGSFTVTNTEMVGPKVGADLRKKAISALTLALIGMLIYITLRFQFYFAVGAIIALAHDAFISASLFAMSGGEFNLPIIAALLTVVGYSINDTIVVYDRIRDNMRLMRKDPLEKIMNRSINQTLSRTILTSFTTFIVVLALYLFGSETIKGFALVLIIGIIVGTYSSIYIASPIALFLNRIREKKAKKKRR; from the coding sequence ATGCAGTGGCTGGTTGGGACTAATATCGATTTCTTAGGGAAGAAATTTATCTTCCTTTCTATCTCAGTGGGGCTCATAATAATTGGCGCTATTTACCTCTCCCTGTATGGACTGAACTATGGGATAGACTTCGCTGGGGGCACTATGCTTCGCGTCCGGTTTGTCAATCCTCCTGGGGTAGGAGAGATAAGAAAGAAGATAGAAGCCCTCAATCTGGGCGATACGGTCATCCAAACATTTGGCGATAACCATGAACTTCTCATTCGAGTGGAGAATGTAGCGAGGAAGGAAGCAGCAGGGAGTGAGAAGACAGTAGCTCTAATAGTCAACGCATTGAGAAACAAGGAAGATAAATTAAGGGAAAATGAAGGTAAGTTAGACCTCAACGAGGTGGGAGCAGCCATCATAGGAAAGAAACTCGCAGAGATCGATCCGTTAAATAAAGGCGATGAGACCCTTTATCAGAAGATCGGAAGGAAAATCATCAACTTCAGGAAAACTAACAACGGGGTTATCACAAGCTTTGAAGATTTAAAAAAGGTGGAAGGCGTCACCGAACCAGTCATCTCAGCGCTCAAGGACCATTTTTATCTCGGGAGCTTCACTGTCACCAATACGGAGATGGTTGGTCCCAAGGTAGGGGCAGACCTAAGGAAAAAAGCTATATCCGCTCTTACCCTTGCTCTGATTGGAATGCTCATCTACATAACCCTCCGCTTCCAGTTCTACTTCGCGGTAGGAGCCATTATAGCTCTCGCCCACGACGCCTTTATCTCCGCCTCTCTCTTTGCTATGAGCGGTGGGGAGTTCAACCTTCCCATCATAGCTGCTCTGCTCACCGTGGTCGGTTATTCGATAAACGATACCATCGTCGTCTACGACCGGATAAGGGATAATATGAGGCTAATGAGGAAGGATCCGTTGGAGAAGATTATGAATAGGAGCATCAATCAGACCCTGAGCCGTACTATCCTTACCTCCTTCACCACCTTCATCGTTGTCTTGGCTCTTTATCTTTTTGGTAGCGAGACCATTAAGGGGTTCGCCTTGGTCCTCATCATCGGGATAATTGTGGGAACCTACTCCTCAATATACATCGCAAGCCCAATAGCCCTCTTCCTGAACCGAATAAGGGAGAAAAAGGCAAAGAAAAAAAGAAGATAA
- a CDS encoding DUF456 domain-containing protein, with protein MTFLHILGYIGFYLLLVVGLVAIIFTLPGNFIIFGGALLYAILTDFSKIGWRLLLTLGLMATASELFEYVLGVVGAKRWGASKWGIIGALIGAIIGSIVLAPLFFGIGALIGLFAGAFLGASIAELIRGISPDKAFRAGLGALVGRIGATLLKLVIGVTMIFLIVKATI; from the coding sequence ATGACCTTTCTCCATATATTAGGCTATATTGGGTTCTATCTTTTACTTGTGGTGGGGTTGGTTGCCATCATCTTCACCTTGCCTGGTAACTTTATCATCTTTGGGGGCGCCCTGTTATACGCCATCCTTACTGACTTTTCTAAGATCGGGTGGCGACTTCTTCTAACCTTGGGGCTAATGGCTACTGCATCTGAGCTCTTCGAGTATGTTCTGGGAGTAGTAGGGGCAAAGAGGTGGGGGGCAAGCAAATGGGGAATCATCGGTGCTCTAATTGGGGCAATAATAGGCTCCATAGTTCTTGCTCCCTTGTTTTTCGGCATTGGGGCGCTAATTGGGCTCTTCGCTGGTGCCTTCCTCGGTGCCTCCATTGCGGAGCTGATACGAGGTATCTCGCCGGATAAAGCCTTCCGTGCTGGTTTAGGAGCATTGGTAGGAAGAATTGGAGCCACCTTACTCAAGCTGGTTATCGGAGTGACGATGATATTTCTGATAGTGAAAGCTACTATCTAA
- a CDS encoding MotA/TolQ/ExbB proton channel family protein, translated as MVLAEPVGKAVLLILLFFSIISLSIIFEKSRAIKRARIKSREFLRIFRKSGKFSEVNAACGKLRESPLVGLFLAGFNELNYQLKTGYAAQMSQGNPEVKVTIRSMEAIARALQRAASLEINKLERGLNFLATTASVAPFFGLFGTVWGIITAFHRIGVQGTASLSAIAPGIAAALITTAFGLVVAIPAVIGYNHLLNKIKILSSEMDDFILEFITIAERNFT; from the coding sequence ATAGTTTTGGCAGAACCAGTGGGAAAGGCGGTTCTTCTCATACTTCTCTTCTTCTCCATAATCTCCTTATCAATAATATTCGAAAAATCAAGGGCGATAAAGAGAGCAAGGATAAAGAGCCGTGAATTCCTTCGGATATTTAGGAAAAGCGGCAAATTCTCCGAAGTAAACGCCGCCTGTGGTAAACTGAGGGAAAGTCCATTAGTGGGTCTATTCCTTGCTGGATTTAACGAATTGAACTATCAGCTAAAAACCGGATATGCTGCTCAAATGTCCCAAGGGAACCCGGAGGTGAAGGTAACCATTCGCTCGATGGAGGCCATCGCTCGTGCCCTACAACGGGCAGCCTCTCTTGAGATAAACAAGCTGGAGCGGGGATTGAATTTTCTGGCGACAACGGCGAGCGTTGCCCCCTTCTTCGGCCTCTTTGGCACGGTGTGGGGGATAATCACCGCCTTCCACCGGATCGGGGTCCAAGGGACAGCAAGCCTCTCTGCCATCGCTCCAGGGATAGCGGCTGCTCTCATCACCACTGCCTTCGGTCTTGTGGTCGCCATCCCCGCAGTGATCGGCTACAATCACCTCCTCAATAAGATAAAGATATTGTCCTCCGAAATGGACGATTTTATCCTGGAATTCATAACCATAGCCGAAAGGAATTTTACCTAA
- a CDS encoding biopolymer transporter ExbD, translating to MAPLELPSKETRTTGALSQINLTPLIDVALTLLIIFMITAPFMYRGIDVNVPQTKSGKPTNEQRVMITITKEGRVFVNDQPVLISILPQRLKELAVVTENRPVFLRADKEVPYGKVMEVMDLLKEAGIEKVGLITTPPSKLLNKKKR from the coding sequence ATGGCACCGCTCGAACTTCCCTCTAAGGAGACGAGAACCACCGGGGCACTCTCTCAGATAAATCTAACCCCTCTAATCGATGTCGCCCTTACCCTGCTGATCATATTTATGATAACCGCTCCCTTTATGTACCGGGGGATCGATGTAAATGTCCCCCAAACAAAAAGTGGAAAACCAACCAACGAGCAACGGGTAATGATAACCATCACCAAAGAAGGGAGGGTGTTTGTAAACGACCAGCCGGTACTTATATCCATCCTCCCCCAGAGATTAAAGGAACTTGCTGTAGTCACTGAGAACCGTCCTGTATTCCTTCGAGCAGACAAGGAGGTCCCTTATGGCAAGGTGATGGAGGTTATGGATCTTCTAAAGGAAGCGGGGATCGAGAAGGTCGGTTTGATAACCACCCCCCCGAGCAAACTGCTTAATAAGAAGAAACGATGA
- a CDS encoding TonB family protein, giving the protein MNGVNRVLERRKRIKEHFTFGVILSLLLHSAVAAFIILAPRWTSSKEERYITVELISLPKPARTAKKKAAVMKIKEEAPKPPKKEEKTLVLPKEGKKREREREKPVKREKVKKQSERKPIPPKQMGREATISGGLRGGDISLLNIHNIRFLWYQTIVTSILRSNWATAVAGEEARGKKVVVMFTIKKNGEISGVKLVKRSGIFTLDQAVLRAILNSSPLPPIPEEFGKEELIAEYEFVY; this is encoded by the coding sequence ATGAACGGGGTAAACCGTGTTTTAGAAAGAAGAAAAAGGATAAAGGAACATTTCACCTTCGGGGTCATCCTATCACTTCTGCTCCATAGCGCGGTAGCAGCTTTTATAATCCTCGCCCCTCGCTGGACCTCCTCAAAGGAAGAACGGTACATCACCGTGGAACTCATCAGCCTGCCAAAGCCTGCCCGGACTGCGAAGAAGAAGGCAGCGGTAATGAAAATAAAGGAGGAAGCACCGAAACCTCCTAAGAAAGAGGAGAAAACGCTCGTCCTCCCGAAAGAGGGAAAAAAGAGAGAAAGGGAGAGGGAAAAACCGGTTAAGAGGGAGAAGGTCAAGAAACAGAGCGAAAGAAAACCTATCCCCCCTAAACAAATGGGGAGGGAAGCGACCATCAGTGGAGGATTACGGGGAGGGGATATAAGCTTATTAAACATCCATAATATCCGTTTCCTCTGGTATCAGACGATCGTTACCTCCATCCTCCGCTCCAATTGGGCAACTGCGGTCGCTGGGGAGGAGGCAAGGGGGAAGAAGGTGGTGGTGATGTTCACCATAAAGAAAAATGGAGAGATCTCCGGGGTGAAGTTGGTAAAAAGATCAGGGATTTTCACCTTGGATCAGGCGGTTCTCAGAGCCATCTTAAACTCCAGCCCATTACCACCGATCCCGGAGGAGTTTGGAAAGGAGGAACTCATTGCTGAATATGAATTCGTGTATTAG
- the tolB gene encoding Tol-Pal system beta propeller repeat protein TolB — protein MKKRSFSLIAILLMISATVFSQQVDLKGLIERKGARRIRIAIPELVIRSEKSQKLLTAASAIVSSLKYDLDFSLVFSVIGREEMSSLPPFDDRAFSFSAFEGIGAEALVAGNIRLEGGKLVLEVRVYDVKTRQMILGKRYRGELSQARYIAHTLADEIVLRYTGKPGIARSKIAFSSDRTGAKELFLMDYDGANVRQVTNFKSITIFPALSPDGKRIAFTSFFSGFPRLYLLTLALGEVKTLFSASGLNSTPSWSPDGKKIAFTSSKDGNAEIYILDLETGKLKRITHSPAIDTNPCFSPTGREIAFTSSRSGSPQIYIVDVDGANLRRLTYQGQYNDGATWSPDGLKIAYASRFGVRFDIFMINLKENVPYRLTIDAGSNESPAWSPDGKHIVFSSNRDGRYHIYVMNADGTDQRRLTRKGNNFTPSWSRGE, from the coding sequence ATGAAGAAAAGGAGCTTTTCCCTTATTGCAATCCTATTAATGATAAGCGCCACCGTCTTTTCTCAGCAGGTTGATCTAAAAGGGCTGATAGAGAGGAAGGGGGCAAGGAGGATAAGGATCGCCATCCCGGAACTGGTCATCCGGAGCGAGAAGAGCCAAAAGCTACTGACCGCCGCCTCGGCTATCGTTTCCTCATTGAAATACGACCTCGACTTCTCCCTTGTTTTCTCGGTAATCGGAAGGGAGGAGATGTCCTCTCTCCCTCCGTTCGACGATAGGGCTTTCTCCTTCTCTGCTTTTGAGGGGATAGGCGCCGAAGCGTTGGTAGCGGGGAATATCCGTTTAGAGGGGGGAAAGCTGGTATTAGAAGTCCGGGTCTACGATGTAAAGACGAGACAGATGATATTGGGTAAGAGATACCGAGGAGAACTCTCTCAAGCCCGTTACATCGCTCATACCTTAGCTGATGAGATCGTACTCCGCTACACTGGAAAACCTGGGATAGCGAGGAGCAAGATCGCCTTCTCCTCCGATAGAACGGGGGCAAAGGAGCTCTTCCTGATGGACTACGACGGAGCAAATGTGAGGCAGGTGACCAATTTCAAATCGATCACTATCTTCCCCGCTCTATCCCCTGATGGAAAGAGGATCGCCTTCACCTCGTTCTTCTCCGGCTTCCCCCGACTCTATCTCCTTACCTTAGCCTTGGGTGAGGTGAAGACCCTCTTCAGTGCTTCGGGATTGAACTCCACCCCCAGTTGGTCTCCCGATGGGAAGAAGATCGCCTTCACCTCAAGCAAGGACGGAAATGCAGAGATATACATCCTTGATCTTGAAACGGGCAAGTTGAAGCGGATCACCCATTCCCCTGCTATCGATACCAACCCTTGCTTTTCCCCTACAGGGAGAGAGATCGCCTTCACCTCGAGCAGGAGCGGTTCCCCCCAGATATACATCGTGGATGTGGATGGAGCCAATCTGAGAAGGCTCACCTACCAGGGACAGTATAACGATGGCGCTACCTGGTCCCCTGATGGGCTCAAGATAGCTTATGCCTCCCGCTTTGGTGTGCGCTTCGACATCTTTATGATAAACTTAAAGGAGAATGTGCCCTACCGGCTGACCATAGATGCGGGAAGCAATGAGAGCCCTGCCTGGTCGCCGGATGGGAAACATATCGTCTTTTCCTCGAACCGGGATGGACGATATCATATATATGTGATGAATGCTGATGGCACTGATCAGCGTCGGCTAACAAGAAAGGGAAATAATTTTACCCCCTCCTGGAGTAGGGGGGAATAA
- the pal gene encoding peptidoglycan-associated lipoprotein Pal, giving the protein MKGKGLISLGIGVLVTLLLFGCGGKKAKTIETPPPVPTVEKQTPKETIKRKPAAVIKPIKGKEVDISTLSMDELNELGFLKDIHFDFDKYNIKPEEARILEENARWLKAHPTVKIIIEGHCDERGTNEYNLALGEKRARAAYNYLVALGIDPSRMKIISYGEEMPIDPGHNEIAWAKNRRAHFLIVAK; this is encoded by the coding sequence ATGAAAGGGAAAGGGTTAATATCTTTGGGAATCGGGGTGTTAGTTACCCTTCTCCTATTTGGGTGTGGCGGGAAGAAAGCGAAGACAATAGAGACCCCTCCTCCAGTTCCCACCGTGGAGAAACAAACTCCTAAGGAAACGATAAAGAGGAAACCAGCAGCCGTCATCAAGCCGATAAAGGGGAAGGAGGTCGATATCAGTACCCTATCTATGGATGAGCTCAATGAGCTGGGTTTCCTGAAGGACATCCACTTCGACTTCGACAAGTACAACATAAAACCGGAAGAAGCGAGGATACTTGAGGAAAACGCCCGCTGGCTTAAGGCACATCCTACGGTGAAGATAATAATAGAAGGTCATTGCGACGAACGGGGAACCAATGAGTACAATCTCGCTTTAGGTGAGAAAAGAGCGAGGGCGGCGTACAACTATCTGGTAGCCCTGGGAATCGACCCCTCACGGATGAAGATAATAAGCTATGGAGAGGAGATGCCCATAGACCCAGGGCATAATGAAATCGCCTGGGCAAAGAACCGCCGGGCTCACTTTTTGATCGTAGCGAAGTAA
- the ybgF gene encoding tol-pal system protein YbgF, which produces MRKGRVIFLSLLLSSLIFAGCGPNKEILKMQDDIAKIEREIQLIKQKQEEIEGTLNSTKENLYSEIEKIQKIQADSLLKIDGLNTNYQILSEKLDDTNYRLSSLSQEISNIKIRLKQPQEIYQPVPPAEKKEAPTPSTPPSTTASPEELYNQARADLLRGNYDLAIAGFQEFIKRYPEHELADNAQYWLGECYYAQEMFDQAASEFDKVITNYPRGDKVPSAYLKKGFCYFELNQTARGVIVLQQLIKLYPNSNEAKIARERLRSLGLRP; this is translated from the coding sequence TTGAGAAAAGGCAGGGTTATCTTTCTATCGCTCCTACTCTCCTCCCTAATATTCGCCGGCTGCGGTCCCAACAAGGAGATCCTCAAGATGCAGGATGACATCGCAAAGATCGAGCGGGAGATCCAACTCATCAAGCAAAAACAGGAGGAGATCGAAGGAACCCTAAACAGCACTAAGGAGAACCTTTATTCCGAGATAGAAAAGATCCAAAAAATCCAAGCAGACTCCCTCCTTAAGATAGACGGGCTCAACACCAACTACCAGATCCTATCGGAGAAGCTCGATGATACCAACTACCGCCTTTCCTCCCTCTCTCAGGAAATCTCCAATATAAAGATCCGGTTGAAGCAACCCCAGGAGATATATCAGCCAGTGCCCCCGGCGGAGAAGAAGGAAGCACCCACCCCTTCTACCCCACCATCGACTACCGCCTCTCCGGAGGAGCTGTATAATCAAGCACGAGCCGATCTCCTCCGAGGAAATTACGATTTAGCAATAGCTGGATTCCAGGAATTCATCAAACGGTACCCCGAACACGAGCTCGCCGACAATGCTCAATACTGGCTCGGGGAGTGTTACTATGCCCAGGAGATGTTTGACCAGGCAGCTTCTGAGTTCGACAAGGTGATCACCAACTATCCCCGAGGGGACAAGGTACCCAGCGCCTATCTTAAGAAGGGGTTTTGCTACTTCGAATTGAACCAAACCGCTCGTGGGGTTATCGTTCTCCAACAGCTGATAAAGCTCTATCCCAACTCGAATGAGGCGAAGATCGCTCGGGAGAGGCTACGCAGTCTTGGATTAAGACCCTAA